The stretch of DNA GTTTCCTGACCGTCTTCGGGCCGACCCCGTTGAGATCGAGGAGGCGGATGAGGCCCGGGGGGGTGGCGGCACGAAGCCTCTCCAGCTCGGCACAGGTGCCGGCATTCAGGATATCCTGTATTTTTCCGGCGATCGCCTCTCCTACGCCGGGTATCGCCTCGAGATCTTCTGTGCTCAGAGAGGAGATCGGCTCTGCGAGATGATCGATCTGTTCGGCCGCCCTCGTATATGCCCTGATTTTGAAGGGGTTCTCTCCCTGGATCTCCAGCAGCGCTCCGATCTCACCGAGGAGCCGTGCCACCTCCCGGTTGCTCGTCGCCATGCATGAAGGTGGGTTTGTTCCTATATAGCGCTTGAGTGACCGCCCTCTCTTCTGTCTCCCTTTCTGCAGGGAAGCAAATCCATATGAGCAAAAAGCTCAAATGGAATGTATGAATTCCTCCGTCCGTGAAGACTGCCTTGAGGCAATTCTCACCCTGACGCAGGCGAACGGTGGCTCTGTGGCCGCAGAGGGGATCCTGGCGGCGGTGGACGCGGACAGGGCCGAGGTTGAGGCATGTCTCGCAGGACTTGTTGCCGATGGAGCGGTCCGGAAGGACGATAGGGGATATCTCCTCTCCACCGAGGGAAAGCGCATTGCCGAAGCGGTCCTCAGAAAACATCGCGTCCTTGAGTGTTTCCTCTGCGAAATGCTTGGTATGGACACCGGGGCCGCTTCAAAAGAGGCCTGTGTCCTCGAGCACGAGATCTCTGACGAGGCCATCGACCGCCTTTCCAGATATATCGAGCGGCCCGGCCACGGCCCGAGGCGGCACTGTGCCGGGCGCTGCCGCGAACACAGCCTGCTGGAGTTTGCCGAGGGCGATCTCCTCGAGATCACCATGATCCGCTGCCTCAGCCGGAACCGCCGTCTGATCGACCTCGGCCTCATCCCGGGCGAGCAGATCACGATCAGGCGCAAACTCTATAACGACGCCATTGTGGTCAGGGTGAAGGGTGCGGATATCGCACTCTCCCCTGAGATCGCATCGACCATCTTTGCGGAGCCGGTCAGATGAGGTGCGCGCTCATCGGCAATCCGAGCGTCGGCAAATCCCTGATCTTCAACCAGCTCACCGGCCTTGGCGTCGAGGTGAGCAACTACCCGGGGACGACGGTCGAACTGATGCAGGGAAAACTCTGTCACCAGGGTTCGACCCTGCAGGTCGTCGATCTTCCCGGGATCTATTCGATGGACGGCGACTCGGCCGAGGAAGAACTCGTCCGGACCTACCTTCTTGCAGAAACTCCCGATGCGGTGATCGCTGTCCTTGACGCCACCAGGATGGAGCGGAACCTCTACCTCCTCCTCCAGCTCGCCGAATACGGGATCCCGATGGTCGTCGTCATCAACATGATCGACGAGGCGGCGCAGCAGGGGATCATCATCGACAGCAGGCGCCTCTCCTCGGTCCTGGGGGCGCCGGTGATCGAGACCGCTGCATCCCTGGGAAAAAACATCGGCGAGATCGTGCCGGCGGTCCTCTCCTCGGCACGGCCGGCCGCGATCGCCGTCCCCTATACCCCGCAGATCGAGGCCGCCATCAGGAGCCTTGGCAAACTCTACGGTGCCACCCGCCTCCAGGCACTCCATGCCCTTCAGGGTATCGGCACCTCCAGTGATCTCATCGAAGGGGCGCGAACGATCGCCGGGGAGATCGAGTCCCTCAACCACATGTCGGCCCACCAGATCATCGGCGCAAACCGGCACCTCTGTGCCCACCGGATCGCTGCCGATGTCGTCGGGGCGCAGGAACCTGACCGACGCTTCTCGGCCGACCGTCTGCTCACAAAGGCGTTCCCCGGCATCCCGATCCTTGCCGTGGTCCTCCTCTCGATGCTGCTCACCGTCTTTATCGCCGGCTCGTTCCTGGAAGAGCTGATCGTCGATATTTTTACCGTCCTTGCGATCGAGCCCTTTCAGACCCTTTCCCTCCCCCCCCTTGCCACCGCCCTCGGGATGGCGGCCCTCCTTGCCATCGTTGCCGGCCTCGGCATCGCCTTTCCATTCGTCCTCATCTTCTACCTCCTCCTCTCTATCGTTGAGGATACCGGCTACCTGACGCGGGCGGCGTTCCTTGCCGACCGGTTGATGCACGGCCTCGGCCTCCACGGCGGCGCCATCATCCCGATGGTGATGGCCTTCGGCTGCAATGTGCCGGCGGTGATGGCGGCAAGCCAGCTCCGGACGGTGCGTGAACGGACGATCGCCGCCTTTCTGGTCACGATGGTCCCCTGCTCGGCCAGGACGGTGATCATCACCGGCATCGTGGCGGCGTTTGTCGGGTTGTGGGCGGCCCTTTCCATTTATCTGATCGTCCTCGTCCTGATCGTACTCACCGGCGTGTTTCTGGCACGGAATATCCCGGGCGGGCAATATGGTATGATCCTGGAGATGGCGCCGCTCCGAATGCCCGATCCCGTGCTGGTCATGAAAAAATCGTGGGGGCGGATCCAGGAGTTTCTCTTTATCGCCATGCCCCTGCTGCTCGCGGGCAGCGTCGTCCTCGGCGCCCTCGATTACTACGGTGTGGTGGATGCATTCTCCCTCATCGTCGCTCCGGTCTCCGAGGGGTTCCTCGGACTCCCTGCCTATGTCACGACCGCCCTCCTCTTCGGGATCCTGCGCAAGGAGATGGCGTTTGAAACCCTGGCCGTGCTCTCGGGCACTGCCGATCTCGGTTCGGTGCTGACCGGCGTCCAGCTCTATACGTTTGCGGTGATCAGCGTGCTGTTTGTCCCCTGTATCTCGACAATCGCCGTGATACTCCGTCAGATGGGGATGAGGGTGACGCTGGCCGTCTCGGCCTACACGATTACGCTTGGCTTTTTAATAGGGGGACTCATACACTTTATCGCAGGATAAAGATGGACCCGTTCAGGACCGGCATCAGGAAGATCGATGAGAAGACGGGCGGTATTCTGCCCGGATCTAATCTCCTCCTTCTTGCACCTCCGTTTGCCGATGCCGAACGGCTTGCCATGTACCTGGGGCAACCCGGCGACTCCGATTATACGGTCGTCATTTCCACCGATCAGGACGCGCAGGAGCTTGTGATGGCCTTTGGCCTTCCCGAGTCTGAGCGCCATCGCCTCTGGATCATCGACTGCATCACAAAGACCCTGGTCCCGGTCATCGCTGACGAAGATCAGGTGAAATATGTCGGGAGCCCGGTCGACCTGACCGGGATGGGGATCAAGTTCACGAAGATCCTCGACGGCATCCAGAGGGCGGAAGCGGCACGAAACGACCTCTCAGGCACGCCGAGAGTGCGCGTATGCATCATTTCTCTCTCAAGTTTTCTGATCTATACTAAACTTGAGGTGATCTACCGCTTTTTCCATATCCTCTCTGCCAGGATCAGGCGGATGAACGGGATCGGCATTTATCTTCTCAATCCTGAGGGCGTCGACGAGAAGACGATCTCGACCCTGAAACAACTGATGAACGGCATGATCGAGGTGAAGGAGGATGCGACCGATCCGACGGTGCGGATCCTCCGCTGCCAGATGATGAGCGGGGAGTGCGTGCCTTCTGTCCGGTACCGCTTCTCAGGCAGCGACCTTGTGGAGGAGCCATGATCTATACCGGCATCACTGCTCTGGACGAGATGATCGGCGGGGGCGTACCGCGAGGAAAGCGGGTGCTCTTCTCCCTTGCACCGGGTGTCGAGGGGCAGCAGTTCATGTTCAGCGCCCTGAAATGCGCGCACCGCATGGGGAAGCGCTGTCTTGTGATCGTCCCGCACACCTCGGCTGAGGCCTTCCTCGCCGACCTCTCGGCAACACCTTATGGCATGGAGGCCGATGAGCGGTTGATCTTCCTGGACTCGTTGGCGTTCGAGGAGATCGAAGCGAATTCCCGTACGCCCGAGGCCGAGTGTGCGGCCTGGAAAGAACAGATCGATACGATCTGCAGGAGCGGCCCCATCAATGCGATCTTTCTCTACTGCAATCGCCTCTGTGATGAAATCGGGACAGAACATGCCCTCGCCCTCTTCTTCGGACGGTCTTTGAAGGAGGGGGCGACGCTCTTTGTGGAATACCTCAATCTCTATGACGAGGGGCATCTGGATGATCTGACGGCGTCCTGTCTCTTCGATCTTGTCCTCTCCATCGGCGAGGGCTATGGAAACATCCTTTTTTTCAATCATTTTATGGTCAGGCATGTGACCTGGACATCCCTCCCGCCCCGCCAGATCCCCTATATGATCCGCGAAGACAGTTCTGTCGCGCCGCAGATCCCCAAGATCGTCGTCACCGGTCCGACTGATGCCGGGAAGACCACGTTTATCCAGACAGTCTCGGAAAACTGGGTATCTTCGGACAGGATAGGAATATCCGGGTCTGCGACAACGGTGGCGATGGATTTCGGTCATCCTCTTGTTTCCTGCCGGGGTTTTGATATCACGCTCGTCGGAACCCCGGGGCAGGAGCACTTCGGTCCGATCATCACCCATCTGCTCACCAATGCGACCGGCGTGATCTTCGTCGTCGACGGCACGCGTACCGAATCCCTGAGCCGGGGCCTGGACATTCTGGGAACAGTCAGGCGTATGGGGATCCCCTTTGTCGTTGCGGTGAACAAGAGAGAGATGCCTGGCCAGATCTCAGATGCGACGCTGCGCACCCTGCTGCGCCTTTCGGAGCGCACCCCTCTCTACCATCTCTCCGCCCTCAACAGGGAGGAGGCGATGGGCGTGATCGACGCTCTCATCATGCTTATTACACGTGAAACCTTTCTGGAGTAGGAGACGATGCTGACATTTATCGGGCTTGGCCTCTATGACGAGACAGATATTTCGATCAAGGGGCTCGACCGCATCAGGCGGTCTGACTATGTGTTTCTCGAATGCTACACCTCGGTGCTGACCGGGACGACGCCTGAACAGATGACCGAACTCTTCGGGAAGGAGGTCGGCATGCTCTACCGGGAGGATGTCGAAGGGCACCCTGAGACCTTTCTTGAACTGGCAAAGGAGTCCGACGTGGCGTTTCTCACGGCGGGCGACCCGATGGTATCGACCACGCATATCGACCTTCGTATCAGGGCCGCCGCGATGGGGATCAGGACAGAGATCATCCATGGCGCCTCGATCGTGAGCGCGGTCTGCGGGTTGACCGGGCTGCAGAACTACCGGTTCGGCAAGTCCTGCTCCCTTCCGTTTCCCTATGGCAAATGGGCCCCCACGACACCGATCGAGGTGATCGAGCAGAATATCGCCGACAAACTCCACACCCTCGTCTATCTCGACATCCAGCCTGACCGCTATATGCGCATCCCCGAAGCGGTCAGGATGCTCGAAGAGATGGCCGCGGCGCGGGGGATCTCGATCCCGGTCTATGTCGGCGTGGCCAGAGCCGGTTCGGGCTCGCCCGTGGTGGCGGCCGGCACCGCCGCCGCTCTTGCCGGGGTGGACTTCGGCGGCCCCCTGCATATCCTGGTCGTGCCCGGCGACCTCCATCTGATGGAGCGCGAGTACCTCGAAACCTTCGCCGGGCTATGACGCCGCTTCTCGCCGCCCTTGCCGCCGCTCTCGACTCGATCGAGCCGCTCCCGCCTGAAGAGACTCCTCTCGGGGCGGTCTCGGCCGTAATTATGCGGATGGCCCGTTCTTATCTCTCTGATGGGATGGTTTTTTGTGAGCGGGGCGACGATGTCAACGCCCACGCGAGTGCCGCCTATGCATTCGGCTGGCTGGACGCCGGGTCGTATATCGGCTTTTTTGCAGGTCTGAATCCTGAAGAAAATCGCTCCTTTGACGGTGCGATCCCTGAGGCGCAGCAGCATCGGCTCCTGGAGAAGACCGGCCGGTATGAACGCCTGCTCTGCGAGGCGACCTGTTCACTCTCGCCGGCGCCTGATCCCGATACCCCGATGTATGCGGCGGCCGGGCATCTCCTCTTTGAGGGGCAGGGAGCCCTTGAACGCGGGAGAAGGCTCTCTGATGAGGGCAGGACCACTGCTGCCCTCGGGTGGTATTCCTATGGTTTTGGCTGGCTCGATGCAGGCGTGCAGGCCGGTCTTTTCTCTGTTGTCGGATCGCGGGAGATCTTTACGGTCTGATTGCCCGGCAACGCCCCTTTTTCCCGCTCTCAATCCTCAAAGGGTTTATAGTATGCTCTATAACCTTATGGAACAGAAAGTGCGTGCCGTCTGGATCAGGCATGCTCGAGGACTGCATGAAGAGGTCTCAATGGAAATGGCTCGGGGTCTCCCTCGGGTTCAGCAGTATTGTGCTCGCACTCGTCCTGTACTTTACCTTCGACGAGTCGACCATTGAGTACATCCTGAGGCTCAACCCCTGGTACCTCGCCCTTGCCCTTGCCGGGCATGTTGTCGCCCTCGGCTTCTGGGCGCTGCGCCTGAAGACGATGTCCCGCTCCCTCGGGTATACCGTCGGCTTCTTCCACTGTCTCAATGCGGTCTTTGCAAACCTGCTCATCGCCGCCATCACCCCCTCGCAGGCCGGGGGGGAACCGATCCGGATCCATGAACTCTACCGTGCCGGCGTCAGACTCGGCGACGCCACCGGGGTGGTGATCATGGAGCGGATCCTGGACGGCGCCGTGCTCGTCGGGATCAGCATGATCACCATGCTCCTCCTCGGCCAGCAGTGGCAGAGCATCGCCCCTGGCATGGCGGCGTTCATATACATCTCCTGGGGTCTGATCGCCGTTCTGGTCCTGTTCTTCATATACTCGGTGAAGAAACCCGAGGTGCTCAAGGGTCTCCTTCACCGGATCTCGCTCTGGCTCGACCGCAGAAAACGCCGCCGCAACGT from Methanofollis liminatans DSM 4140 encodes:
- the dph5 gene encoding diphthine synthase, with product MLTFIGLGLYDETDISIKGLDRIRRSDYVFLECYTSVLTGTTPEQMTELFGKEVGMLYREDVEGHPETFLELAKESDVAFLTAGDPMVSTTHIDLRIRAAAMGIRTEIIHGASIVSAVCGLTGLQNYRFGKSCSLPFPYGKWAPTTPIEVIEQNIADKLHTLVYLDIQPDRYMRIPEAVRMLEEMAAARGISIPVYVGVARAGSGSPVVAAGTAAALAGVDFGGPLHILVVPGDLHLMEREYLETFAGL
- a CDS encoding lysylphosphatidylglycerol synthase transmembrane domain-containing protein, yielding MKRSQWKWLGVSLGFSSIVLALVLYFTFDESTIEYILRLNPWYLALALAGHVVALGFWALRLKTMSRSLGYTVGFFHCLNAVFANLLIAAITPSQAGGEPIRIHELYRAGVRLGDATGVVIMERILDGAVLVGISMITMLLLGQQWQSIAPGMAAFIYISWGLIAVLVLFFIYSVKKPEVLKGLLHRISLWLDRRKRRRNVEKLNALLDRIDAEVDNFHGSLARFVSHGIAGLIWGTLCTVMFWCIEFAIASVILMGLGSQPFFVESFIAQIIIALLMMVPLTPGGSGIAEVLATSLYGIFVTSSVLGVFVLLWRMVFYYFNIVLGLAASVGILRREVVRTDRRRNP
- the feoB gene encoding ferrous iron transport protein B; this encodes MRCALIGNPSVGKSLIFNQLTGLGVEVSNYPGTTVELMQGKLCHQGSTLQVVDLPGIYSMDGDSAEEELVRTYLLAETPDAVIAVLDATRMERNLYLLLQLAEYGIPMVVVINMIDEAAQQGIIIDSRRLSSVLGAPVIETAASLGKNIGEIVPAVLSSARPAAIAVPYTPQIEAAIRSLGKLYGATRLQALHALQGIGTSSDLIEGARTIAGEIESLNHMSAHQIIGANRHLCAHRIAADVVGAQEPDRRFSADRLLTKAFPGIPILAVVLLSMLLTVFIAGSFLEELIVDIFTVLAIEPFQTLSLPPLATALGMAALLAIVAGLGIAFPFVLIFYLLLSIVEDTGYLTRAAFLADRLMHGLGLHGGAIIPMVMAFGCNVPAVMAASQLRTVRERTIAAFLVTMVPCSARTVIITGIVAAFVGLWAALSIYLIVLVLIVLTGVFLARNIPGGQYGMILEMAPLRMPDPVLVMKKSWGRIQEFLFIAMPLLLAGSVVLGALDYYGVVDAFSLIVAPVSEGFLGLPAYVTTALLFGILRKEMAFETLAVLSGTADLGSVLTGVQLYTFAVISVLFVPCISTIAVILRQMGMRVTLAVSAYTITLGFLIGGLIHFIAG
- a CDS encoding GTP-binding protein, whose translation is MIYTGITALDEMIGGGVPRGKRVLFSLAPGVEGQQFMFSALKCAHRMGKRCLVIVPHTSAEAFLADLSATPYGMEADERLIFLDSLAFEEIEANSRTPEAECAAWKEQIDTICRSGPINAIFLYCNRLCDEIGTEHALALFFGRSLKEGATLFVEYLNLYDEGHLDDLTASCLFDLVLSIGEGYGNILFFNHFMVRHVTWTSLPPRQIPYMIREDSSVAPQIPKIVVTGPTDAGKTTFIQTVSENWVSSDRIGISGSATTVAMDFGHPLVSCRGFDITLVGTPGQEHFGPIITHLLTNATGVIFVVDGTRTESLSRGLDILGTVRRMGIPFVVAVNKREMPGQISDATLRTLLRLSERTPLYHLSALNREEAMGVIDALIMLITRETFLE
- a CDS encoding DUF357 domain-containing protein, producing MTPLLAALAAALDSIEPLPPEETPLGAVSAVIMRMARSYLSDGMVFCERGDDVNAHASAAYAFGWLDAGSYIGFFAGLNPEENRSFDGAIPEAQQHRLLEKTGRYERLLCEATCSLSPAPDPDTPMYAAAGHLLFEGQGALERGRRLSDEGRTTAALGWYSYGFGWLDAGVQAGLFSVVGSREIFTV
- a CDS encoding DUF7504 family protein, which produces MDPFRTGIRKIDEKTGGILPGSNLLLLAPPFADAERLAMYLGQPGDSDYTVVISTDQDAQELVMAFGLPESERHRLWIIDCITKTLVPVIADEDQVKYVGSPVDLTGMGIKFTKILDGIQRAEAARNDLSGTPRVRVCIISLSSFLIYTKLEVIYRFFHILSARIRRMNGIGIYLLNPEGVDEKTISTLKQLMNGMIEVKEDATDPTVRILRCQMMSGECVPSVRYRFSGSDLVEEP
- a CDS encoding metal-dependent transcriptional regulator, with translation MNSSVREDCLEAILTLTQANGGSVAAEGILAAVDADRAEVEACLAGLVADGAVRKDDRGYLLSTEGKRIAEAVLRKHRVLECFLCEMLGMDTGAASKEACVLEHEISDEAIDRLSRYIERPGHGPRRHCAGRCREHSLLEFAEGDLLEITMIRCLSRNRRLIDLGLIPGEQITIRRKLYNDAIVVRVKGADIALSPEIASTIFAEPVR